The proteins below are encoded in one region of Candidatus Eremiobacterota bacterium:
- a CDS encoding DEAD/DEAH box helicase: MREKKLPPPTASEAAFERLLAEFGTPRASSGTVPAEARVFLDDLYANAREYLTRDPYATIGEASGFNTKVVGVSFEGRQDVVAALRPGDALELRRDPENPYDANALGVWFGTLQLGFVKREIAAKIAPNADAGERYTAAVTAVTGGGARSFGINIYVTRVRSAAPRTAADRAAVSREEVLRALIGEQPLRGAQHEVLARVDAGRNTLAVLGTGRGKSLCFQYPAAVRALERGEKTVVLYPLRALANDQYEALVRRLEPLNLRVHRANGAIDAAERAALEAALESGEWDVICATPEFVQFHLERFRGERSRPALIVVDEAHHLFESTHRPAYQRVGESIAALGSPQVLALTATAGDEAFAKIRAALSIDAWVIDPTVRDNLHVVDARGTTNKLAYLERFVREGEKAIVYCNSRTESTKVAEKLRALRGGDNEVAFYHAGVGSAERAQVERWFREGAIRTVVATSAFGEGIDLPDVRHVFLYHLNFDFTEFNQQAGRAGRDGDDASIHLLFGVKDRHLNDFILERAAPTLETLRRVYAAMKHVAVDGVLRMTYADVAAALDFDRVDGTTISAAVRIFTDAHLAEHGEDDDGRFVRFLPVSGKVDLTTSERFAEGEAERDAFARFCDVALTASPEVLEALIDRPIYPSNVPLLR; the protein is encoded by the coding sequence GTGCGGGAGAAGAAGCTTCCGCCGCCGACCGCTTCGGAGGCCGCGTTCGAGCGGCTCTTGGCGGAGTTCGGAACCCCGCGCGCCTCCAGCGGCACCGTCCCGGCGGAGGCGCGCGTCTTTCTCGACGACCTGTACGCGAACGCGCGCGAGTACCTCACCCGCGACCCGTACGCGACGATCGGCGAGGCGAGCGGCTTCAACACCAAGGTCGTCGGCGTCAGCTTTGAAGGGCGCCAGGACGTCGTCGCGGCGCTGCGGCCGGGCGACGCGCTGGAGCTCCGGCGCGACCCGGAGAACCCGTACGACGCCAACGCGCTCGGGGTGTGGTTCGGAACGCTGCAGCTCGGCTTCGTCAAGCGCGAGATCGCCGCGAAGATCGCGCCCAACGCCGACGCGGGCGAACGCTACACGGCCGCGGTCACCGCGGTCACCGGCGGCGGCGCGCGCAGCTTCGGGATCAACATCTACGTCACGCGCGTGCGCAGCGCGGCGCCACGCACGGCCGCGGACCGTGCCGCGGTCTCGCGCGAGGAGGTTCTGCGCGCGCTGATCGGCGAGCAGCCGCTGCGCGGCGCGCAGCACGAGGTGCTCGCGCGCGTCGACGCCGGGCGCAACACGCTGGCGGTGCTCGGCACGGGGCGCGGCAAGTCGCTGTGCTTTCAGTACCCGGCGGCGGTGCGCGCGCTCGAGCGCGGCGAGAAGACCGTCGTGCTCTACCCGCTGCGCGCGCTGGCGAACGACCAGTACGAAGCGCTGGTACGAAGGCTCGAGCCGCTGAACCTGCGCGTCCACCGCGCGAACGGCGCGATCGACGCCGCCGAGCGCGCCGCGCTCGAAGCGGCGCTGGAGAGCGGCGAGTGGGACGTGATCTGCGCGACCCCGGAGTTCGTGCAGTTTCATCTCGAGCGCTTTCGCGGCGAGCGCTCGCGGCCGGCGCTGATCGTCGTCGACGAGGCGCACCATCTGTTCGAGTCGACGCACCGCCCGGCGTACCAGCGCGTCGGCGAGTCGATCGCGGCGCTGGGCAGCCCGCAAGTCCTCGCGCTCACCGCCACCGCCGGCGACGAGGCGTTCGCGAAGATCCGCGCCGCGCTGAGCATCGACGCCTGGGTGATCGACCCGACGGTGCGCGACAACCTGCACGTCGTCGACGCGCGCGGGACGACGAACAAGCTGGCGTACTTGGAGCGCTTCGTGCGCGAGGGCGAGAAGGCGATCGTGTACTGCAACTCGCGCACCGAGTCGACGAAGGTGGCGGAGAAGCTGCGCGCCCTGCGCGGGGGCGACAACGAGGTCGCGTTCTACCACGCCGGCGTCGGGAGCGCGGAGCGCGCGCAGGTCGAGCGCTGGTTCCGCGAGGGCGCGATCCGCACCGTCGTCGCGACCTCCGCGTTCGGCGAAGGGATCGACCTCCCCGACGTGCGCCACGTCTTTCTGTACCACCTCAACTTCGACTTCACCGAGTTCAACCAGCAGGCCGGCCGCGCCGGACGCGACGGCGACGACGCCTCGATCCACCTGCTCTTCGGCGTGAAGGACCGCCACCTCAACGACTTCATCCTCGAGCGCGCCGCGCCGACACTGGAGACGCTGCGCCGCGTCTACGCCGCGATGAAGCACGTCGCGGTCGACGGCGTGCTGCGCATGACGTACGCCGACGTCGCGGCCGCGCTCGACTTCGACCGCGTCGACGGGACGACGATCTCCGCCGCGGTGCGCATTTTTACCGACGCCCATCTGGCCGAGCACGGCGAAGACGATGACGGTCGTTTCGTGCGCTTTCTGCCGGTGAGCGGGAAGGTCGACTTGACGACGAGCGAGCGGTTCGCCGAAGGCGAGGCGGAGCGCGACGCCTTCGCGCGCTTCTGCGACGTCGCGCTGACCGCGTCGCCGGAAGTGCTCGAAGCGCTGATCGACCGCCCGATCTACCCTAGCAACGTCCCGCTGCTGCGGTGA
- a CDS encoding glycosyltransferase family 4 protein, with translation MRALLVVRPNARTKPGGDVVHAERTASALRALGAEADVVATDAPQPHGYDVAHVFGIFEPETARAQIGAIRAHRTPLVISPIWLDLRALFATAPHLERAFAARSVAEVERRLAQLHRVEPQLPWRGSVARNADRRLDAQRALVLEADVVLPASEVEAYLYGERLRVSRVPFVVAPLGVDDEAFAVERPRARAGVLCAARLEPKKNQAALVYALRDVDVDLTLVGGAYDERYLALCKRWATPRTRFAGHADHADVLRMMARAAVHAHPSWLESPGLASLEAAATGARVVVGDRGCEREYFGPDADYADPADPASIRAAVLRALERGPRDRGDALERRLGARTWQHNAECTLEAYARALAVRR, from the coding sequence GTGAGGGCGCTGCTCGTCGTGCGCCCGAACGCGCGCACGAAGCCCGGCGGCGACGTCGTGCACGCCGAACGCACTGCGAGCGCGCTGCGCGCGCTCGGCGCCGAGGCCGACGTCGTCGCGACCGACGCGCCCCAGCCGCACGGCTACGACGTCGCGCACGTCTTCGGCATCTTCGAGCCGGAGACGGCGCGCGCGCAGATCGGCGCGATTCGCGCGCACCGCACGCCGCTCGTCATCTCGCCGATCTGGCTCGATTTGCGCGCGCTCTTCGCGACCGCGCCGCACCTCGAGCGCGCATTCGCCGCGCGCAGCGTCGCGGAGGTCGAACGGCGGCTGGCGCAGCTGCACCGCGTCGAGCCGCAACTGCCGTGGCGTGGCAGCGTCGCGCGCAACGCCGACCGCCGGCTCGACGCGCAGCGCGCGCTGGTGCTCGAGGCCGACGTCGTGCTGCCCGCCAGCGAGGTCGAAGCATATCTGTACGGCGAGCGGCTGCGCGTCTCGCGGGTTCCGTTCGTCGTCGCGCCGCTCGGCGTCGACGACGAGGCGTTCGCGGTCGAGCGCCCGCGCGCGCGCGCCGGCGTGCTGTGCGCGGCGCGCCTGGAGCCCAAGAAAAATCAAGCCGCGCTCGTCTACGCGCTGCGCGACGTCGACGTCGACCTGACGCTCGTCGGCGGGGCCTACGACGAGCGCTATCTCGCGCTGTGCAAGCGCTGGGCGACGCCGCGGACGCGCTTCGCCGGACACGCCGACCACGCCGACGTGCTGCGCATGATGGCGCGCGCGGCGGTGCACGCGCACCCCTCGTGGCTCGAATCGCCCGGCCTCGCGTCGCTCGAGGCGGCCGCGACCGGCGCGCGCGTCGTCGTCGGCGACCGCGGCTGCGAGCGCGAGTACTTCGGGCCCGACGCCGACTACGCCGATCCGGCCGATCCGGCGTCGATTCGCGCTGCGGTGCTGCGCGCGCTCGAGCGCGGTCCGCGCGACCGCGGCGACGCGCTCGAGCGGCGGCTCGGCGCGCGCACCTGGCAGCACAACGCCGAGTGCACGCTCGAAGCGTACGCGCGCGCGCTCGCGGTGCGCCGCTGA
- a CDS encoding GAF domain-containing protein, translated as MRAFVVVLAFLYSLAFGVPTVLYVLGYFGTVGFVRGGAGASPSTRDVSAVAAVRAGSPAALKGIVPGDIVVRADAEHAPPFERIFTRTPANRPLPYAVVHDGRRRVVEMTAAPVRPAPSQAGVIVALLVRGAIIALIGALLVLLRPSIMTAAFFILCLEFAELAHPLSNLELTSAAPLFWKPLLLVLTCIVSGGAPAIVAIFCMRFPSGEPLTSWRPVEKAMIGIGAATVGLYFAAIYVGSTFSDLGVRLYGIFSVVVWLCYAVAAAAFMVRYAHASGEDRARLRWVAIGLLSFLASYALFLYSENDANAPAYLSWWAQFVNVLPFTVLYAIVRHRVVDVRIAGGRALAFAILSAVPVIGFSLIDWLLSNQLQSSRIALVLDVCIAVGFGFWVNASQRRIDNLIESIFFRARKVAEERLRRVARRVAHATEQSAVDEALVREPYEALRLVSAALYFRSGGRYLRVAQRGWRDEIVPEVDANDSLALELISTGEPVDVNAIDWESAAPLASSRPELAVPICVRRETIGFVLLGQKLDGERFDALEQAAVKDLADAAANAYDHLEAEEQRQIAVDLRRALDEARRENATLRALLPREASGT; from the coding sequence TTGCGCGCCTTCGTCGTCGTCCTCGCCTTTCTGTACTCGCTCGCGTTCGGGGTTCCGACGGTGCTGTACGTGCTGGGCTACTTCGGTACGGTGGGATTCGTTCGGGGCGGCGCCGGCGCTTCGCCCTCCACCCGTGACGTCAGCGCGGTAGCGGCGGTTCGGGCCGGTTCGCCGGCGGCGCTGAAAGGAATCGTTCCGGGTGACATCGTGGTCCGCGCCGACGCGGAGCACGCGCCCCCGTTCGAACGAATCTTCACGCGCACGCCGGCAAACCGTCCGCTCCCCTATGCCGTGGTGCACGACGGACGGCGACGGGTCGTGGAGATGACCGCGGCCCCCGTTCGCCCTGCCCCCTCGCAAGCCGGCGTCATCGTCGCGCTGCTCGTGCGCGGCGCGATCATCGCGCTGATCGGCGCGCTGCTGGTACTGTTGCGGCCGAGCATCATGACGGCGGCGTTCTTCATCCTCTGCCTGGAGTTCGCCGAGCTCGCCCACCCGCTGAGCAATCTCGAGCTGACCTCCGCGGCACCGCTCTTCTGGAAACCGCTCTTGCTGGTGCTGACGTGCATCGTGAGCGGCGGGGCGCCGGCGATCGTGGCGATCTTTTGCATGCGGTTTCCTTCGGGCGAGCCGCTGACCTCGTGGCGCCCGGTCGAGAAGGCGATGATCGGCATCGGCGCGGCAACGGTCGGGCTGTACTTCGCGGCGATCTACGTCGGCTCGACCTTCTCCGACCTCGGCGTGCGGCTGTACGGGATCTTCAGCGTCGTCGTCTGGCTCTGCTACGCCGTTGCGGCGGCGGCGTTCATGGTCCGGTATGCGCACGCTTCCGGGGAGGACCGCGCCCGGCTGCGCTGGGTCGCGATCGGCCTCCTGAGCTTCCTGGCCAGCTATGCTCTGTTCTTGTATTCGGAGAACGACGCGAACGCGCCGGCCTATCTCTCGTGGTGGGCGCAGTTCGTCAACGTGCTGCCGTTCACGGTGCTCTACGCGATCGTGCGCCACCGGGTCGTCGACGTGCGCATCGCGGGCGGCCGCGCGCTGGCGTTTGCGATCCTCTCGGCGGTACCCGTCATCGGCTTCAGCTTGATCGACTGGCTGCTCAGCAATCAGCTGCAGTCGAGTAGGATCGCGCTGGTCCTGGACGTGTGCATCGCGGTCGGCTTCGGATTTTGGGTCAACGCCTCTCAGCGCCGCATCGACAACCTCATCGAGTCGATCTTCTTCCGCGCGCGAAAGGTCGCCGAGGAACGGTTACGCCGCGTTGCGCGCCGGGTCGCGCACGCCACGGAGCAGAGCGCGGTCGACGAGGCGCTCGTCCGCGAGCCGTACGAGGCGCTGCGTCTTGTTTCCGCGGCGCTCTACTTCCGCAGCGGCGGACGTTACCTGAGGGTGGCTCAGCGAGGGTGGCGCGACGAGATCGTCCCGGAGGTCGATGCGAACGACTCGTTGGCGCTCGAGCTGATCTCGACCGGCGAGCCGGTCGACGTCAACGCGATCGACTGGGAAAGCGCGGCACCGCTCGCGTCGTCGCGCCCCGAGCTTGCGGTTCCGATCTGCGTGCGGCGCGAAACGATCGGCTTCGTGCTGCTCGGCCAGAAACTGGACGGAGAGCGTTTCGACGCGCTGGAACAGGCCGCCGTCAAAGACCTCGCCGACGCTGCAGCGAACGCGTACGACCACCTTGAAGCCGAGGAACAACGGCAGATCGCCGTCGATCTTCGGCGCGCGCTCGACGAAGCCAGGCGCGAGAACGCGACGCTTCGCGCGTTGCTGCCGCGCGAAGCGTCCGGGACTTAG
- a CDS encoding adenine phosphoribosyltransferase, with protein sequence MLRVLAAPLASAGATAPKVIVAASAPAVSNFAFIASPVFPERGKDSSRKTSCEPAGVPREAPWRRGRSGRAVPVQIESLIRAIPDFPIPGILFRDITPLLADREGFKATIDLFVQQYKDARVDAVVGIEARGYMLGAPVAYALGAGFVPVRKPGKLPGEKFSEEYALEYGTNTLEIHADAVGHGHRVLVVDDLLATGGTIAATLRLLEKLGADVVGTAVLIELEALKGRAALNGAPLTSFIKF encoded by the coding sequence ATGTTGCGGGTGCTGGCCGCGCCGTTGGCCAGCGCCGGCGCCACCGCCCCGAAGGTCATCGTCGCGGCGAGCGCGCCCGCCGTCAGCAATTTCGCGTTCATAGCGTCTCCCGTGTTCCCCGAACGGGGGAAAGATAGCAGTCGGAAAACGAGTTGTGAGCCGGCCGGGGTTCCCCGAGAGGCCCCGTGGAGGCGAGGGCGAAGCGGGCGAGCCGTGCCCGTTCAGATCGAGTCGCTGATCCGCGCCATCCCCGATTTCCCGATTCCGGGCATCCTGTTCCGCGACATCACCCCGCTGCTCGCCGACCGGGAAGGGTTCAAGGCGACGATCGACCTCTTCGTCCAGCAGTACAAGGACGCGCGCGTCGACGCGGTGGTGGGGATCGAGGCCCGCGGCTACATGCTCGGCGCGCCGGTGGCGTACGCGCTCGGGGCGGGGTTCGTGCCGGTGCGCAAGCCGGGGAAGCTGCCCGGCGAGAAGTTCAGCGAGGAGTACGCGCTCGAGTACGGGACCAACACGCTGGAGATCCACGCCGACGCGGTCGGTCACGGCCACCGAGTGCTGGTCGTCGACGACCTCCTTGCGACGGGGGGAACGATCGCCGCGACGCTGCGGCTGCTGGAGAAGCTCGGCGCCGACGTCGTCGGCACGGCGGTCCTGATCGAGCTCGAAGCCCTCAAAGGCCGCGCCGCCCTGAACGGCGCCCCGCTGACCAGCTTTATCAAGTTTTAA
- a CDS encoding glycosyltransferase family 4 protein has protein sequence MRILIAAERLGRAGGMERYLDVVLPLLAARGATVHVLARELDGVPNGASAERVVWSGEHDEPSGPARAEVRRVLASFAPDAAVAHNVMDAGIVEALRAAPRLAYHLHDHRPFCPNGDRLFPRSARVCELPLGRACVLHAVTDGCAYGIRPATLALIRRRARLRDAIAAADAVIAASAYVRARASANGIAPEKLIEIPLPLPDDAYAETVVPATRRAVVFAGRIVPQKGLDSLVRAVARIAPSDRPPVRAFGDGPALARVREEARRLGVVLEAPGAVSPETVRAAIDEGTLVAVPSVWAEPFGYVGIETFARGRTVVAYGVGGVSAWLADGVNGRTVRRADEAALANALDALLRDERLREGYERNARASAERYRAAPVVDALLGAYAPPRRAGAA, from the coding sequence ATGCGGATTTTGATCGCCGCCGAACGGCTGGGCCGCGCCGGCGGGATGGAACGCTACCTCGACGTCGTGCTGCCGCTGCTCGCCGCGCGCGGCGCGACGGTTCACGTCCTCGCGCGCGAGCTCGACGGCGTTCCGAACGGCGCGAGCGCGGAGCGCGTCGTGTGGTCGGGCGAGCACGACGAGCCGTCCGGCCCGGCGCGCGCGGAGGTGCGGCGCGTGCTGGCTTCGTTCGCGCCGGACGCCGCGGTCGCGCACAACGTGATGGACGCCGGGATCGTCGAGGCGCTGCGCGCCGCACCGCGGCTCGCATATCACCTGCACGACCACCGCCCGTTCTGCCCGAACGGCGACCGGCTCTTCCCGCGCAGCGCGCGCGTGTGCGAGCTGCCGCTGGGCCGCGCGTGCGTGCTGCACGCGGTGACGGACGGCTGCGCGTACGGGATACGTCCGGCGACGCTCGCGCTGATCCGGCGGCGCGCGCGGCTGCGTGACGCCATCGCAGCGGCCGACGCCGTGATCGCCGCGTCTGCTTACGTGCGCGCGCGCGCGAGCGCGAACGGAATCGCGCCGGAGAAGCTGATCGAGATACCGCTCCCGCTCCCCGACGATGCGTACGCGGAGACCGTCGTCCCCGCGACGCGGCGCGCGGTCGTCTTCGCGGGCCGCATCGTGCCGCAAAAAGGGCTCGACTCGCTGGTGCGCGCGGTCGCGCGAATCGCGCCGTCCGATCGCCCGCCGGTGCGCGCGTTCGGCGACGGCCCGGCGCTGGCGCGCGTGCGCGAGGAAGCGCGGCGTCTCGGCGTCGTGCTGGAAGCGCCCGGCGCCGTCTCGCCGGAGACGGTGCGCGCCGCGATCGACGAGGGGACGCTGGTCGCGGTTCCGTCGGTGTGGGCCGAGCCGTTCGGCTACGTCGGCATCGAGACGTTCGCGCGCGGCCGAACGGTCGTCGCGTACGGCGTCGGCGGCGTGAGCGCGTGGCTCGCGGACGGCGTGAACGGCCGCACGGTCCGGCGCGCCGACGAAGCCGCGCTCGCGAACGCGCTCGACGCGCTGCTGCGCGACGAGCGTCTGCGCGAAGGCTACGAGCGGAACGCGCGCGCGAGCGCGGAGCGCTATCGCGCGGCGCCGGTCGTCGACGCGCTGCTCGGCGCGTACGCGCCGCCGCGCCGCGCAGGCGCCGCGTGA
- a CDS encoding multidrug effflux MFS transporter: MSAGRGTAPGAARPLASDAAFIVLLGALTTLPPLSVDVSLPGLPVIGRALGASGTTMQHSLAVFVFAFGAGQLIVGALSDRYGRRPVLLAGLALFTLAGVACTFAPSGAALVVARFVQGLGACAGTTSARAIVQDVAPNRERATTLQAYVSAVTAVAPIVAPLLGAAILAVAGWRWLYGVLVVAGIALSAAVALRLPETAPGSRGSRRAAYARVLRLPRTIPLALFVGCAFGGYFTLISGSPFALVTQMHLASTPYAVAFAINACALLAGSFTAGRLVRRVAAERLFASGVVLLVAASALACALDAFHPTPAGFVATFALFAFAFGIANPNAYAAALHDAGPDAGTLAGILGAAQMLGGAVVSAIAAALPLAPGTGIGAVVLCASLAAAAAYASSRRRSESRQGA, encoded by the coding sequence GTGAGCGCAGGGCGAGGAACAGCTCCGGGAGCGGCGCGGCCGCTCGCGAGCGACGCCGCGTTCATCGTGCTGCTCGGCGCGCTGACGACGCTGCCGCCGCTCTCGGTCGACGTCAGCCTCCCGGGGCTGCCGGTGATCGGCCGCGCGCTCGGCGCTTCGGGCACGACCATGCAGCACTCGCTCGCGGTGTTCGTGTTCGCGTTCGGCGCGGGACAACTCATCGTCGGCGCGCTCTCCGACCGCTACGGACGCCGGCCGGTGCTACTGGCGGGACTCGCGCTGTTCACGCTCGCCGGCGTTGCGTGCACGTTCGCACCGAGCGGTGCGGCGCTGGTCGTCGCACGGTTCGTGCAGGGGCTGGGCGCGTGCGCGGGGACGACGAGCGCGCGCGCGATCGTGCAGGACGTCGCGCCGAACCGCGAGCGCGCGACGACGCTGCAGGCGTACGTCAGCGCGGTGACCGCGGTCGCGCCGATCGTCGCGCCGCTCCTCGGCGCGGCGATCCTGGCCGTCGCGGGCTGGCGCTGGCTGTACGGCGTGCTCGTCGTCGCCGGGATCGCGCTGAGCGCGGCGGTCGCGCTGAGGCTGCCGGAAACCGCGCCGGGCTCGCGCGGGAGCCGTCGTGCCGCCTATGCGCGCGTGCTGCGACTGCCGCGGACGATCCCGCTCGCGCTGTTCGTCGGGTGCGCGTTCGGCGGATACTTCACGCTGATCAGCGGCTCGCCGTTCGCGCTCGTCACGCAAATGCATCTCGCCAGCACCCCGTACGCGGTCGCGTTCGCGATCAACGCGTGCGCGCTGCTCGCCGGCTCGTTCACCGCGGGACGCCTCGTGCGGCGCGTCGCGGCCGAACGGCTTTTCGCGAGCGGCGTCGTCCTGCTCGTCGCGGCGAGCGCCCTCGCCTGCGCGCTCGACGCGTTCCACCCGACGCCGGCCGGATTCGTCGCGACGTTCGCGCTGTTCGCGTTCGCGTTCGGGATCGCGAACCCGAACGCATATGCCGCCGCGCTCCACGACGCCGGGCCGGATGCGGGGACGCTCGCGGGTATCCTCGGCGCCGCGCAGATGCTCGGCGGCGCCGTCGTCTCGGCGATCGCCGCCGCGCTGCCGCTCGCGCCGGGCACGGGGATCGGCGCCGTCGTGCTGTGCGCCTCCCTCGCCGCCGCCGCGGCGTACGCGAGCTCGCGTCGCAGGAGCGAATCCCGGCAAGGCGCATAG
- a CDS encoding glycosyltransferase, with the protein MSEVHVAVDAHNLARDDRGIGRYARAVLARAVRDPRFRWTFVVRNVFPNRAAVARALGSAANGVRVARRVPRDAGVVWFPWNGAFLRTDVPAVATVHDAAPFAFPAADPRTRAREQNPFLQTAATARKILVQSEFTAGEVERRLGVNAERVVVTPLAADAAFTPGEPELLPDELRGRRYVLHVGAHDERKNSATLIAAFERAFPAGDVALAFTRRPRALPPGAVVVAARDDAALVALYRGAALVAVPSTYEGFGFPLLEALACGAPALAARAGALPEVGGDAAAWVDDAADVDAWAAALRALLADDARRAELAARGPARAAAFSWERCTAQTLEVLHEVASET; encoded by the coding sequence GTGAGCGAGGTTCACGTCGCGGTCGACGCGCACAACCTCGCGCGGGACGACCGCGGGATCGGCCGCTACGCGCGTGCCGTGCTCGCCCGCGCCGTGCGCGATCCGCGCTTTCGCTGGACCTTCGTCGTGCGCAACGTGTTTCCGAACCGCGCCGCGGTCGCGCGCGCGCTGGGCTCCGCCGCGAACGGCGTCCGCGTCGCGCGCCGCGTCCCGCGCGACGCCGGCGTGGTGTGGTTTCCGTGGAACGGAGCGTTTCTGCGGACCGACGTGCCGGCGGTCGCGACGGTCCACGACGCCGCGCCGTTCGCCTTCCCCGCCGCCGACCCGCGCACGCGCGCGCGCGAGCAGAACCCGTTTCTGCAGACCGCCGCCACGGCGCGCAAGATTCTGGTGCAGTCGGAGTTCACCGCCGGCGAGGTTGAACGGCGGCTCGGCGTCAACGCGGAGCGCGTCGTCGTCACGCCGCTCGCCGCCGACGCGGCGTTCACGCCCGGCGAGCCGGAGTTGCTGCCGGACGAGTTGCGCGGGCGGCGCTACGTGCTGCACGTCGGCGCGCACGACGAGCGCAAGAACAGCGCGACGCTCATCGCGGCGTTCGAGCGCGCGTTTCCGGCCGGTGACGTCGCGCTCGCGTTCACGCGCCGGCCGCGCGCGCTGCCGCCCGGAGCGGTCGTCGTCGCGGCGCGCGACGACGCCGCACTGGTTGCGCTGTACCGCGGCGCCGCGCTGGTCGCGGTGCCCTCGACGTACGAAGGGTTCGGGTTTCCGTTGCTCGAGGCGCTGGCGTGCGGCGCGCCGGCGCTCGCCGCGCGCGCCGGCGCGTTGCCGGAAGTCGGCGGCGACGCCGCCGCGTGGGTCGACGACGCCGCGGACGTCGACGCATGGGCCGCCGCATTGCGCGCGCTGCTGGCGGACGACGCGCGCCGCGCCGAGCTGGCCGCGCGCGGGCCCGCGCGCGCGGCGGCGTTCTCGTGGGAGCGCTGCACGGCCCAAACGCTCGAAGTGCTGCACGAGGTCGCGAGCGAGACGTGA